One Streptomyces sp. NBC_00102 DNA segment encodes these proteins:
- a CDS encoding LacI family DNA-binding transcriptional regulator, which produces MADVARVAGVSSQTVSRVSNGFPGVNEETRREVLAAMKDLGYRPNSAARALKRGEFRTIGVITFTLSTTGNVRTLEAIATSAAQEGYAVTLLPVAVPTQDEVRGAFSRLGELAIDAAIVIMEVRLLDEARLSLPPHVKVVVADSDAGDRYAVVDTDQAGGTRDAVDHLLGLGHRTVWHLAGPEDSYAAQRRADAWREALEVRGRVAPPLVRGDWSAESGYRAGLRIAEQADCTAVFAANDQMALGLLRALSERGRRVPQDVSVVGFDDISEAGSFLPPLTTVHQDFGEVGRRCVAGVLHQMRRSGPEHGTTLVPTRLVVRDSTAPPPA; this is translated from the coding sequence ATGGCGGACGTGGCCCGTGTCGCGGGGGTGTCCTCCCAGACGGTCTCCCGCGTCTCCAACGGCTTCCCGGGCGTGAACGAGGAGACCCGCCGGGAGGTCCTCGCCGCGATGAAGGACCTGGGTTACCGCCCCAACAGCGCGGCCCGCGCCCTCAAGCGCGGCGAGTTCCGCACCATCGGCGTCATCACCTTCACGCTCTCCACCACCGGCAATGTGCGCACCCTGGAGGCCATCGCGACCTCGGCCGCGCAGGAGGGGTACGCGGTCACCCTGCTGCCGGTCGCCGTCCCCACGCAGGACGAGGTCCGGGGCGCCTTCTCGCGTCTGGGCGAACTCGCCATCGACGCGGCCATCGTCATCATGGAGGTCCGCCTCCTCGACGAGGCGCGCCTCTCACTGCCGCCGCACGTGAAGGTCGTCGTCGCCGACTCCGACGCCGGGGACCGTTACGCCGTGGTCGACACCGACCAGGCGGGCGGCACCCGCGATGCCGTCGACCACCTCCTGGGTCTGGGCCATCGCACCGTCTGGCACCTCGCGGGCCCGGAGGACTCCTACGCGGCACAGCGCCGGGCGGACGCCTGGCGTGAGGCCCTGGAGGTCCGGGGAAGAGTGGCACCGCCTCTCGTACGGGGAGACTGGTCGGCGGAGTCCGGCTACCGGGCCGGCCTGCGTATCGCCGAACAGGCCGACTGCACCGCCGTGTTCGCCGCCAACGACCAGATGGCTCTCGGCCTGCTGCGCGCGCTCTCCGAGCGGGGCCGCAGAGTGCCCCAGGACGTCTCCGTCGTCGGTTTCGACGACATCTCCGAGGCCGGTTCCTTCCTGCCCCCGCTGACCACCGTCCATCAGGACTTCGGCGAGGTGGGCCGTCGCTGCGTCGCGGGCGTCCTGCACCAGATGCGGCGGAGCGGACCCGAGCACGGAACGACTCTCGTGCCGACGCGCCTGGTGGTACGGGACAGCACCGCTCCCCCGCCCGCGTAG
- a CDS encoding carbohydrate ABC transporter permease translates to MTTLQPPAATGVRPAGPPTTRPRRSWTGWGFIGPFVLVFALVFLVPLGYSIYLSLFRTQLIGGTTFVGFDNYQQAFQDSQFWEGVGRVGLFLVIQVPIMLGIALFVALAIDSGRLYGKEFFRISVFLPYAVPAVVATLMWGFLYGPRFGLVGDINDAFGTHLPDPLSSGLVLASIGNIVTWEFVGYNMLIFYSALRVIPNSLYEAAEIDGAGQWRVVSAIKLPAIRGALVIAAIFSVIGSFQLFNEPAILQKLAPNAITTDYTPNYYTYSLSFSGQQHNYSATVAIVMGVITMIVAYAVQLRGMRKEA, encoded by the coding sequence ATGACGACGCTGCAACCGCCGGCGGCCACAGGGGTCCGCCCGGCCGGTCCTCCGACGACACGGCCCCGCCGTTCATGGACGGGGTGGGGGTTCATCGGCCCCTTCGTGCTCGTCTTCGCCCTGGTCTTCCTGGTGCCGCTCGGGTACTCGATCTACCTGAGCCTGTTCCGTACCCAGTTGATCGGCGGCACCACGTTCGTCGGCTTCGACAACTACCAGCAGGCGTTCCAGGACTCACAGTTCTGGGAGGGTGTCGGCCGGGTCGGACTCTTCCTGGTGATCCAGGTGCCGATCATGCTCGGCATCGCGCTCTTCGTCGCGCTCGCCATCGACAGCGGACGCCTCTACGGCAAGGAGTTCTTCCGGATCTCCGTCTTCCTGCCCTACGCGGTGCCCGCCGTCGTCGCCACCCTCATGTGGGGCTTCCTGTACGGCCCCCGGTTCGGCCTGGTCGGTGACATCAACGACGCGTTCGGCACGCACCTGCCCGACCCGCTCTCCTCCGGGCTGGTCCTCGCCTCGATCGGCAACATCGTCACCTGGGAGTTCGTCGGCTACAACATGCTGATCTTCTACTCGGCCCTGCGCGTGATCCCGAACTCCCTCTACGAGGCCGCCGAGATCGACGGGGCCGGCCAGTGGCGGGTCGTGTCGGCGATCAAACTCCCGGCGATCCGGGGCGCCCTGGTCATCGCGGCGATCTTCTCGGTCATCGGCAGCTTCCAGCTCTTCAACGAGCCGGCCATCCTGCAGAAGCTGGCGCCGAACGCCATCACCACCGACTACACCCCCAACTACTACACGTATTCGCTGTCCTTCTCCGGCCAGCAGCACAACTACTCGGCGACGGTCGCCATCGTCATGGGCGTGATCACCATGATCGTCGCCTACGCCGTCCAACTGCGCGGCATGCGCAAGGAAGCGTGA
- a CDS encoding carbohydrate ABC transporter permease, whose amino-acid sequence MTTNSATETAPPAARPRSTATPRLRAQRRAYTPGRPRRSVLLTVVTGVVLVYSLLPLVWLVLSATKSQTGLAHSFGLWFDGDFALWDNLSQTFTYQDGVFGRWFLNTLLYVVVGAGGATFLAVLGGYALAKFRFPGKRAVFAVVIGAVAVPTTALAVPTFLLFSKIGLTDTPWAVIIPSLISPFGLYLMWVFAGEAVPAELMEAARIDGAGELRTFFQVALPLLAPGTVTVLLFTTVATWNNYFLPLIMLKDPDWYPLTLGLDAWNKQAATAGGEAVFNLVVTGSLLTIVPLIAAFLLLQKYWQSGLAAGSVKE is encoded by the coding sequence ATGACGACGAACAGTGCGACCGAGACCGCACCTCCCGCCGCGAGGCCCAGGAGCACCGCCACACCCCGGCTGCGCGCACAGCGCCGCGCGTACACCCCGGGCCGCCCCCGGCGCAGCGTGCTGCTGACCGTGGTCACCGGCGTGGTCCTCGTCTACAGCCTGCTCCCGCTGGTCTGGCTGGTGCTCAGCGCCACCAAGTCCCAGACGGGGCTGGCCCATTCGTTCGGCCTCTGGTTCGACGGCGACTTCGCCCTGTGGGACAACCTCAGCCAGACCTTCACCTACCAGGACGGCGTCTTCGGCCGCTGGTTCCTCAACACCCTCCTCTACGTCGTCGTCGGCGCGGGCGGCGCCACCTTCCTCGCCGTGCTCGGCGGTTACGCGCTCGCCAAGTTCCGGTTCCCCGGCAAGCGCGCCGTGTTCGCGGTCGTCATCGGCGCGGTCGCCGTACCCACCACCGCACTCGCCGTCCCGACCTTCCTGCTGTTCAGCAAGATCGGCCTGACGGACACCCCCTGGGCGGTGATCATCCCCTCGCTGATCTCACCCTTCGGGCTCTACCTGATGTGGGTCTTCGCCGGCGAGGCCGTCCCCGCCGAGCTGATGGAGGCCGCCCGCATCGACGGAGCCGGCGAGCTGCGCACCTTCTTCCAGGTCGCGCTGCCGCTGCTCGCCCCGGGCACCGTCACCGTGCTGCTGTTCACCACGGTCGCCACCTGGAACAACTACTTCCTGCCGCTGATCATGCTCAAGGATCCCGACTGGTACCCGCTCACCCTCGGCCTGGACGCCTGGAACAAACAGGCGGCCACGGCCGGCGGCGAAGCCGTCTTCAACCTGGTCGTCACCGGCTCGCTGCTCACCATCGTGCCGCTGATCGCCGCCTTCCTGCTCCTGCAGAAGTACTGGCAGTCCGGCCTCGCCGCCGGAAGCGTCAAGGAATAG
- a CDS encoding ABC transporter substrate-binding protein produces the protein MSQHSRRLLRGLGLVCALALGATACGGSDDDSAQKQASPSDIQAALQKGGTVTVWAWEPTLKQVAEDFEKKYPKVDIKLVNAGTNNDEYKALSNAIAAKKGVPDVAQLEYYALGQYALTKQVADLKAYGADKLADSYSPGPWNSVATGGGVYGLPMDSGPMALFYNKKVFDKYKIAVPTTWDEYVEAARTLHKADPKAYITSDLGDAGLTTSLLWQAGSHPYKVDGTKVGIDFTDAGAVTYTDTWQKLIDEKLVSPIAGWSDDWYKGLGDGTIATLPIGAWMPANFASGVKDAAGDWRVAPLPQWEAGANSSAENGGSSLALPTQGANKELAYAFVEYANSGAGVQTRIKNGAFPATTADLNSQEFQDTEFPYFGGQKANQIFAESAKNVPSGWSYLPYQVYSNSIFNDTVGKAYISSTKLSDGLKTWQDKSLQYGSEQGFTVEK, from the coding sequence ATGTCCCAGCACTCACGCCGCCTGTTGCGCGGCCTCGGTCTCGTCTGCGCCCTGGCCCTGGGGGCGACCGCCTGCGGTGGCTCCGACGACGACTCCGCCCAGAAGCAGGCGAGTCCGTCCGACATCCAGGCCGCACTGCAGAAGGGCGGCACCGTCACGGTCTGGGCGTGGGAGCCCACCTTGAAGCAGGTCGCCGAGGACTTCGAGAAGAAGTACCCGAAGGTCGACATCAAGCTGGTCAACGCGGGCACCAACAACGACGAGTACAAGGCGCTGTCGAACGCCATCGCCGCGAAGAAGGGCGTCCCCGACGTCGCCCAGCTGGAGTACTACGCGCTCGGCCAGTACGCCCTGACCAAGCAGGTCGCCGACCTCAAGGCGTACGGCGCCGACAAGCTCGCGGACTCGTACTCGCCCGGCCCCTGGAACTCGGTGGCCACCGGCGGCGGTGTCTACGGCCTGCCGATGGACTCCGGCCCGATGGCTCTCTTCTACAACAAGAAGGTCTTCGACAAGTACAAGATCGCCGTGCCGACCACCTGGGACGAGTACGTCGAGGCAGCCCGCACGCTCCACAAGGCCGACCCGAAGGCGTACATCACCAGCGACCTCGGTGACGCAGGGCTGACCACCAGCCTTCTCTGGCAGGCCGGTTCGCACCCGTACAAGGTCGACGGCACGAAGGTCGGCATCGACTTCACCGACGCGGGCGCCGTCACGTACACGGACACCTGGCAGAAGCTGATCGACGAGAAGCTCGTCTCGCCGATCGCCGGCTGGAGCGACGACTGGTACAAGGGCCTCGGCGACGGCACCATCGCGACCCTGCCGATCGGTGCCTGGATGCCCGCCAACTTCGCCTCCGGTGTGAAGGACGCCGCCGGCGACTGGCGTGTCGCACCGCTGCCGCAGTGGGAGGCCGGCGCGAACTCCAGCGCCGAGAACGGCGGCAGCTCACTCGCGCTGCCCACGCAGGGCGCGAACAAGGAACTCGCCTACGCCTTCGTCGAATACGCCAACTCCGGTGCGGGCGTGCAGACCCGCATCAAGAACGGCGCCTTCCCGGCGACCACCGCCGACCTGAACTCGCAGGAGTTCCAGGACACCGAATTCCCCTACTTCGGCGGCCAGAAGGCCAACCAGATCTTCGCCGAGTCCGCCAAGAACGTGCCCAGCGGCTGGAGCTACCTGCCGTACCAGGTGTACTCCAACTCGATCTTCAACGACACCGTAGGCAAGGCGTACATCTCCTCGACCAAGCTGTCCGACGGCCTGAAGACGTGGCAGGACAAGTCGCTCCAGTACGGCAGCGAGCAGGGCTTCACCGTCGAGAAGTAG
- a CDS encoding beta-galactosidase, with the protein MTSPRISRFPYAKGPDGSRRLGYGADYNPEQWPREVWEEDVRLMREAGVNTVSLAIFSWARIQPKSDSWDFGWLDEVMDLLHAGGIGVDLATATASPPPWLTTAHPEILPVTATGETVWPGARQHWRPTSPVFRSHALRLVREMATRYADHPALVAWHVSNELGCHNVYDYSDDAAHAFRDWLRRRYTTLDALNHAWGTNFWSQRYGDWDQILPPRLAGSHPNPTQQLDFKRFSSDALKEYLLAEREILGEITPGTPVTSNFMVMSGTKGMDYADWADAVDFVSNDHYATTGPHSREELSFCANLTSGIAHHRPWFLMEHSTSAVNWQPVNLAKRPGELARDSLLHVAHGADAVCFFQWRQSAAGAEKYHSAMVPHAGSDSRLFRDVVELGRTLEALAPLGGSVREPARVAILFDWDSWWASEQDSHPTSLLDYHREALDWYSALLRLGVRADVVPAHRTELGPYDVVIAPVLHVVPQTLAKELTRYVEGGGHLVTTYFSGVVDENDHIWLGGYPGALRDLLGIRVEEFGPLLDGDTVGLDPAPGAAGALTGSLWTDRIDVAGPDVETLAHYRTGTYAGRPAVTRRRVPDQGTATYVSTRLGADGLAALLPRLLEPAGVTSELPEQARGTVEQVVRRDGADRYVFLVNHGDAEVPLPGLTGEVLVGPPAGETFALPPRGVAVLRQTVEARSAV; encoded by the coding sequence ATGACCTCCCCCCGCATCTCCCGTTTCCCGTACGCGAAGGGCCCCGACGGCAGCCGCCGGCTCGGCTACGGCGCCGACTACAACCCCGAGCAATGGCCGCGGGAGGTGTGGGAGGAGGACGTCCGGCTGATGCGCGAGGCCGGGGTGAACACCGTCTCTCTGGCGATCTTCTCCTGGGCGCGAATCCAACCGAAGTCGGACAGCTGGGACTTCGGGTGGCTGGACGAGGTCATGGACCTGCTGCACGCCGGTGGCATCGGTGTCGACCTCGCCACCGCGACCGCCTCCCCGCCGCCCTGGCTGACCACCGCGCACCCCGAGATCCTCCCGGTCACCGCCACCGGCGAGACCGTCTGGCCCGGCGCGCGGCAGCACTGGCGGCCCACCTCGCCCGTATTCCGCAGCCACGCCCTGCGCCTCGTACGGGAGATGGCGACCCGCTACGCGGACCACCCGGCTCTCGTCGCCTGGCACGTCAGCAACGAACTGGGCTGCCACAACGTCTACGACTACTCCGACGACGCGGCCCACGCCTTCCGCGACTGGCTGCGCCGCCGCTACACCACGCTCGACGCCCTCAACCACGCCTGGGGCACCAACTTCTGGTCCCAGCGCTACGGCGACTGGGACCAGATCCTGCCGCCCCGCCTGGCGGGCTCGCACCCCAACCCGACCCAGCAGCTCGACTTCAAGCGCTTCTCCTCGGACGCCCTGAAGGAATACCTGCTCGCCGAACGCGAGATCCTGGGCGAGATCACCCCCGGCACCCCCGTCACCAGCAACTTCATGGTGATGAGCGGGACGAAGGGGATGGACTACGCCGACTGGGCGGACGCGGTCGACTTCGTCTCCAACGACCACTACGCCACCACCGGTCCGCACAGCCGCGAAGAACTCTCCTTCTGCGCCAACCTGACCAGCGGGATCGCGCACCACCGCCCGTGGTTCCTCATGGAGCACTCCACCAGCGCCGTCAACTGGCAACCCGTCAACCTGGCGAAGAGGCCGGGAGAGCTGGCGCGCGACTCACTGCTGCATGTCGCCCACGGGGCCGACGCCGTCTGCTTCTTCCAGTGGCGCCAGTCCGCGGCCGGCGCCGAGAAATACCACTCGGCGATGGTTCCGCACGCCGGATCCGACAGCCGGCTCTTCCGCGATGTGGTGGAGTTGGGCCGCACCCTGGAAGCACTCGCACCCCTGGGCGGCAGCGTGCGCGAACCCGCCCGGGTCGCGATCCTCTTCGACTGGGACTCCTGGTGGGCCAGTGAGCAGGACTCGCACCCCACCTCCCTCCTCGACTACCACCGCGAGGCCCTCGACTGGTACTCCGCGCTGCTGCGTCTCGGTGTGCGCGCCGACGTCGTCCCCGCGCACCGTACGGAGCTCGGCCCGTACGACGTCGTGATCGCCCCGGTCCTGCACGTCGTGCCGCAGACGCTGGCCAAGGAGCTCACCCGCTACGTCGAAGGCGGCGGGCACCTCGTCACCACCTACTTCTCCGGCGTCGTCGACGAGAACGACCACATCTGGCTCGGCGGATACCCCGGCGCCCTGCGCGACCTGCTCGGCATCCGCGTCGAGGAGTTCGGCCCGCTGCTCGACGGGGACACGGTCGGCCTCGATCCCGCCCCCGGTGCGGCCGGAGCCCTGACCGGCAGCCTCTGGACCGACCGGATCGACGTCGCCGGCCCCGACGTGGAGACCCTCGCCCACTACCGCACCGGAACGTACGCCGGACGCCCGGCCGTCACCCGCCGCCGCGTCCCGGACCAGGGCACGGCGACGTACGTCTCCACCCGCCTGGGCGCCGACGGCCTGGCCGCGCTGCTTCCCCGCCTGCTCGAACCGGCCGGCGTGACCAGTGAACTGCCCGAGCAGGCGCGGGGCACGGTCGAGCAGGTCGTGCGACGCGACGGCGCCGACCGGTACGTCTTCCTGGTCAACCACGGTGACGCCGAGGTCCCGCTGCCCGGGCTGACCGGCGAGGTGCTGGTCGGACCCCCGGCCGGTGAGACGTTCGCCCTGCCGCCCCGGGGGGTGGCGGTCCTGCGGCAGACGGTGGAGGCCCGGAGCGCGGTGTAG